The sequence GAACAACGACAAATGGATCTCGAATTTAACAACAAACGACAACGGAAAGAATTAACCCAGAGACAATGAGAACAGGACAAGAACCGAAAGAGAAGCAAAACGGAATGCTGGAAAGAAGAAAGGAATACGAGCAAAGAACGAGATACGCAAAGGATTATAAAAAAGAAGCAACAATGATTATTGATGTTAGTAACATGTTGGacgcatggctggattactgaccgggccagtggggccagcgcccaggggcccttgaggtcaggcaaaaaaacattttgcgatgcctatcaacatttatgatacaatatatttttatttccgagggccctccattttaaggatcctctgactattagggactttgaccccagggcctcttggggcccctagccatgcttttggggccctagccatgcttttgggccccttatgaaaatggataaggcgttgtggcactgatctgacttcgacttctggctattaggggtcctaggaaagaggggggcatatttttagagggccctggttatgagagcccctacaaGGGGGTCCTAGAGAGGAGCAGgacataccattagagggcccttgatcacgagggcccctgctatggggcccttgacttccatagaagtcgtttaccatggctccttgactttctagggacctacaaattgccaggcaagctaccatatttcataacagacgttttgttgcaaatatgcgattcaggcccttacttaatgtttctgaatttgtattgtttcaaaattattatgttcaatttctcttaagcgcagaggcacaaattaatttagcaattttgcaattatttaaatttaagacaagcaatttcaagactatccttaatccgtccttggttgGATGTGACAGCAGCGGATATAATAAAAGCAGTGAATGAAGAAATCGGCTTTGGGAAACTAATTTCAGTGAGaagtagagagaacagagaacATGAAATCACTCTGCAGAAAGAGGAGGACTGTGACAAATTAACGGATGGTGTGATTGTAAAAGGATTCATGCGTAAGACGAGAAAACTAAGTGAATGTGAAATGACGGTATCCTTTTTAAACCTACCGGCACATATAGAGGACGGTGTCATTCTGCAGAAGCTCGTGGGGTGGAGAGTGACACCGATATTACCAGTAAAAAGAAGATTATACCCAGGGACACAAGTGGCTGATGGAACACGATTTCTGAAAGTGCGCTTCCCAAAGGACGTTATTTCCCTACCCTACAGTACGAGATTGGAAACAGCAGAAGGCTCGAAATACTTTAGGGTAATACACGACAGACAAGTGAAGTTGTGTAGATTATGTTCCGGTTTGGAACACAGCGTCAGAGACTGTCCGAGCCTAGTGTGCAGAGAGTGCATGGAACAAGGGCATTTTGCACGTAATTGCACAGCAACGAAGTGCCCAGAATGTAACTATGCACTAATAAGATGTATATGCAAAGACGAGCAGGaaacagaagaagaagatagaGTTGAAGAGAAGCAGAATGAACAAGAGAAAGAAACGGAGGAGGAGGGCAGAGTGGACACAAGAACACTAAGTAAAGAAGAAGAACAGCTACAGGTGCGGATGGAAAGCAAGGAGATTGCCATGGAAATAAACACTGTAGAAGTACTGGACACAAAAACTGAACAACAGGCAGAACAAAGGGCAGACACCCGAACGGGAAAAGAAGAGGATGAAGTAATAATGGATATGGACGGAGTAAAAGAAACGGAAAATAATGAAATGGTCAACGAAAGCAGAAAAGATCAATTGTCAAATAGACCAGAAGGGACAAAAAggaaatctaaaataaaaccaaatcTGGAGAAAGCTTTGGAGAAacaaaagaagagaagagaggtAACGAGGGAAAGGAGAATAGAAAGGACAGGTATGTGGGATGATTTAAATGAAGAAAAACTTGAATAGAAGGATAAATATTACTAATGCCACTTTTGCTTATAATGGTTTTTCTGTCGCTAACGTCAATCAATGCAAGGGGTATCAGTAATTTTATGAATTTTAAAAAACTCATATACTTAGCAGGGAAAGTAGACGTTTTATGCATTCAAGAAACTAACTGGGATAACAAAACAGTAGAGAAGTTAAGTAAAGAATGGGAGGGGACTCTACTACACAATAGCAATGAAAATAAAAGGGGAGGAGTGGCAATTTTAATTAAGAAAGACACTTTTGATTATATAGAGACACTGTACAAAGATGACTGTGGACGTTTACTAGTAGCAAAAGTAACATATAAGAACAAGGATTTTACAATATGTACGTTACATGCACCtaataatttaaaagaaaaagaaacctTTTTTAGAAACCTTAGTACACTAATGGAAAAATGGCatgaaattattttaatagGAGACTTTAACACTGTATTTAGCAAACTTGATATAAATGAAGAAATGATTTTTAGAACTGATACTAGAAAAGAAGAGTTGGAAAAATTAATGAACAAACATAACCTAGAGGATATTTGGAGACAAAAAAATAGGACAAAAAGAGAATATTCCCGTGAAGAAATTTACTTAAATAAACGGAAACAAAGTAGAATTGACTTCTTATTGTgcacaaacaaaatgaaaacacttatagaaaaaatagaatataaaaaatacaatttcagCAATCATAATTTCCTAATGACAAAAAAAGACTTTAACGAAGTAGAAAGAGGACCAGGAGTGTGGGTCTTTAATGCAGAACACCTTCAAGAAGAATTATTCCgaacagaaataaaaagtataatagaatacagtaataataataggcaTCCGTCAGTCTCGGGAGACTATGGAGTTGTGCACTGTTCAATTTTGCAGCATCGGTTGTGGCTTGTGTAACACCTGTGTAGGAGGAGTTGTTATTGGACCAGTTCTAGATTCGTAGGGGGAGTGGTGCAAttacaaatgatcagagacaacCACAAAATGtcgttaatttaatatttagttctcaaggaaaagaaaaaaaatgacacccaaatatatattaaatgtatatatttataattgttaCAAGTCTTATTCAAGATGTACTAATCCAATTATCAATTATAGGttgggatatatatatattttcttataTTTAGAGTAGAATTATTaaagttagtttagttttggtAATCAAATTAGGTTAGGCTGatatattttgttgtatttcctaattaactttattgtttatttagcgGAACTGCAAATTTTACTCAGTATACGGATTAGTAAGGTAAGTACATTTACCTTACCAATTTACTATTATATTTTCCTTCTACTTAGGTTGAGTGTTATGAATTaacttatttttttctctttctaggTTTCACAGAATCCTTCTTTACAAAGAAAAAGAATTGGTTAACAGTTTTGTGATTTCAAaggaataaacaataaaagaaaatttTTGGTTGACTTCCCTTACTCTTTGGAGCTTCAAAGTACCAATACCATGCAATATCAATTTACCAAACACCTTAACATTAGTAAAGTCCGTATGAAAATGAACACTGTAACTCTTTAGAccaatatacaaaataataagaaaaaaaaataagatcCTTGACTTAATCTATTCAGAATCACTCAATGTTCTTAGAAAAATTGTGACCTTAAATGTTCTGAGGCAAAAAAATATGTAGGAACAGTTGGAAAAATAAGATCCTCTTTCTCTTCAGAATAAACGttcctttttttcctttcagATCAGGTATATATACATCAAAAATGTTCCATTCaactccaaaaaaaaaactcaattacTCCAAAAACTCAATTCGATCCAGATCCTACCGTACAGGAGGAACAGGTTCAAGTTAGCTTAACAGGCACAATATCCTCGGGTTGGCTCGCCATCTGATGTCTGGTTCGCTCACACTCGGTTGTAACACGAGCAGCAAGAGAGACTAAAGTTCAGAAAAGGAAAAAACCTGACCTGTTTTACAGGTcgaaaaacacaaaatatctcAATTAATGTCCATTTCATGTTATATCAGCAGTAATTCGCAATCTACGGTGCCATGTGCTCAGCAGTATTCACAAAACGGAGGCTAGATCTGATCTAAAACAGTTATTTTACAAAACTCCACTTAACTAACTTTAACTCATAGCTAATCCACTCATACTCAACTTAACAACAATATAACACtataacaatgttttttttcacataaaaaaacatattttcacTCAAATATTCACATAAATTAATTTACTCACATATAACAACGAGTTAGAACTTCTAAACTCACCAAAACCAGCTTGTTTCACTGGAAAACAGGGAATTTGTCACCCTAATTGGGTACTGGAGTGGTGAACACCTGTAGAGCTGATTTTTAGAACTTTTAATTAACTATTTGCAAGAAACGGGCTAAATCTTGCAGCTCTGACAAAATGTCTCCCCTCTTCTCTCTGCTCCGGTCTGTGCACACACCGCCtgtggctgtgtgtgtttttttctaaGCTGCAGGGCTGTCTTAAAGAGACAGTACCTTTTTCTAATATGCATTAAGTGGAATGTTTTTACCATTTTAAAAATCTTAATTTATCCCACAAGTTTTTAAACATAACTAGTTAACATTCTTAACTTATTAGTGACTATTTCAAAATTTTGGAATTTGTAATATAACCTTACTTACGTGGGTTACACTTGTCAGTCCTATACGGGAATGACAGTCTCTTCCACATCTTGCGCAGATGAAGCTTGATGCTAGTCTCTCAACTGCACTTAGCGCTTTCCTCTTCTGGCGTTGTACCTCTGTCTTTTGGGCTATTTTCTCTTCAAACTTGGAGAGACCCTTCTGCACTGTATGCTTCGAGGATGATCGTTCGTTGGCCAGGGCTTCCCACGTGTTGAGGTTGATGTCCAGGGCTTTCAGGTCTCTTTTACAGACATCCTTGTAGCGTAGCTGAGGCCTGCCCGTGGGACGCTTTCCTTCGGCCAGCTCTCCATACAAGAGGTCTCTAGGAATGCGGCCCTCGTCCATCCGGACAACGTGTCCAAGCCAGCGCAGCCGTCGTTGTTTCAGTAGGGTGAACATGCTGGGGGTGCCAGCCCTCTCGAGGACTGTGGTATTGGGCACCCTGTCCTGCCAGGTGATGTTGAAGATGCGGCGAAGGCAGCGCATGTGAAAGGTGTTGAGCTTCTGTTCTTGTCTGGCTTGTAGAGTCCAAGTTTCGCTGCCATACAGGAGTGTGCTCACTACACACGCTCTGTAGACTTGGACCTTAGTGTGTTCTGTCAGCTTTCTGTTGTTCCACACTCTCTTTGCCAGTCTGGACATAGTCGTAGAGGCCTTGCCAATGTGCTTGTTCAGCTCACTGTCAAGAGAAAGAGAGTCTGAGATTGTCGACCCTAGGTACACAAAGTCACGGACCACTTCCAGTTCATGTTCTGATATGCAGATGTTAGGTGGAAGGTCCACACCTTGTCCCATGACCTGAGTTTTCTTTAAGCTGATTGTAAGCCCAAAGTCGCAGCAAGCCTCACTGAAGCGATTTATGAGCAGCTAAAGGTCACCCTCTGAGTGGTGATTGCTGCATCGTCTGCAAAATGGAAGTCACGCAGGCATTTCAACTGCACCTTAGACAACGCCCTCAGTCTGGAGAGCTTGAACAGCTTTCCATCTTCTCTGGTGCGAAGGTAGATGCCTT is a genomic window of Trichomycterus rosablanca isolate fTriRos1 chromosome 4, fTriRos1.hap1, whole genome shotgun sequence containing:
- the LOC134311436 gene encoding uncharacterized protein LOC134311436; amino-acid sequence: MGQGVDLPPNICISEHELEVVRDFVYLGSTISDSLSLDSELNKHIGKASTTMSRLAKRVWNNRKLTEHTKVQVYRACVVSTLLYGSETWTLQARQEQKLNTFHMRCLRRIFNITWQDRVPNTTVLERAGTPSMFTLLKQRRLRWLGHVVRMDEGRIPRDLLYGELAEGKRPTGRPQLRYKDVCKRDLKALDINLNTWEALANERSSSKHTVQKGLSKFEEKIAQKTEVQRQKRKALSAVERLASSFICARCGRDCHSRIGLTSVTHVRFFPFLNFSLSCCSCYNRV